GATGAGCTGCAGCGAATGCGCCACTTCGGCCCCCCAAAGATAACCCCGCGCTGAACCTCGCCCGGGCTCGTTTCAAGGACCGTCGGTCCGCAATTGGCCGGCCAGCCGCGCGAGGTCCTGATCCGACGCCGGCAGGCAGGCAAGAATGCGGTCGCGGCGTTCGCGCACCCATGCGCTGGTTTCGTTTCTTGGCTTGAGTCCGCCCGTCATCCCGAGCAGGCGGCGCCATTCCTCCTGCCACTCCCGGCTCCAGGCGTCCAGCAGGTTCGGGGGGGCCTTCTCGCGCAGAATCCGGCGCAGCGCTCCGGTCAAGGCCGCCGCCTCGGACATGCCGACGTTCATGCTCTGCACGCCCACGGGGCCGGTTTGATGGGCCGCATCCCCCACCAGCCAGCAGCGTTCCCGGCCCAATTGCCCGGCCACCCGCTGCTCGAATACCACCTCGGTGCACCAGGTGATCTGTTTGACTCCCCACGCGAACCACGGCGCCCGCTGTTTGGCCACCTTTTCCACGTATTGGCGGATATGCTCGTCCACGTTGGCTTGTGTGAACCGCGCCTCCCGCCGCTCCTTTTCGGGAAACTCCCTCGGCCCCCCGCCTTTGACCACCTGGAAAGTCCACCGGCATCTGTCGCCCGGCAGCGGCCACAGCACGTTGGTCGTGGGCTGGTCCAACACCACGCGCACCTCTCCGTCCGCCGGTGTTTCCGGCTCAAACTCATACGCCGCGAAGAACTGGGGGCCGACAACCCGGGTGTTCGTGATTCCCAGGCGTTGCCGTACCAGCGAGCCGTAGCCATCCGCCCCCACGAGGAATTGCGCCCGGATTGGGAACCGTTGCTTAACCACCATTTCCCAGTGCGGCACGATGTAGCCGGTGCCGGTGGCCCCCAACTCCTCCACGATGGCTGTTACTCCGACCGTGGCGTACTCGAGGTCGTCAAACCGGTAGCCCCAGCCAACCGCCACCCCCGCCTGCCGCAGCCGTCGTTCAAGCACTTCCTCGAGAATATTCTGCGGGAGGATCACCATGAATGGGAACTCGCCGCCCAATTCCGAAAGCTTCACCTCGGCCTGGCGTGCCTGGCCATCGTAGAAGGCGACCGTGTCAATGCGCCGTCCCTGCTCCAGCACAGGGGCCGCCAGGCCCATCGCGGCCAGCAGCTTGAGCGTGCGGGGGTGCAGGGCACAGGCGTAACTGCGCGCAGTGGTTCGCTCTTCCTGGTCTATGATTTTCACCTCGATTCCCGCCTCCGCCAGCAGGATGGCTGTTAACAGCCCAACCGGCCCCGCTCCAACCACCAGCACTTCCGTTCGTTCTTCTCGCATATTCTGACTTCCTTTCTGGCGCGTTTGCCTGCCAATCGGCTTGCAGCATACGCCCGCAGCGCAAAAAAGTCATATTCATTTTCGCCGACCTGCCACTTTCACCGCCGGGTGAGTCGATTCCGCGACTGGATAAGTGCCATAATCCCCAGTTCCTGGGCCGGGTGACCGCTCCGGTGCGATCACGCTGTGACACCCGTTATACCCCGGTGTGGTTCCCATGGGGCCCGACCCCCATGGGAACCACACCGGGGTCCCGCCGGATTGGCACCGTCCCATGGCCGTATCCGGCTCGGGCGCGGGGTGCCTCGGGCTTGGAGGATTAACCGCTCTCCTGAGCATCTGGTTGCCAAAGCGGCTCGTGCCCTCTTAAATCCTCCTGTGCAGCTTGAATGGCTCTTTGGCCCCAAGCCGTGCGCCCAACCGGAGGAACACTGGCTCCCTGGCGGGGCGCAGCCGGTGCGGCTCCGGTTCGTCCGCCACCGGCGGGCGCGGCGCTATGTCCTGCGCCTGTGCGCCGACGGCTCGGCCCGCGTTACCGTGCCGCGGGGCGGATCGCTGGCTGAAGCCAGGCGGTTCGCCGCGAGAAATACGGCCTGGCTTGAGCGGCAGCGACTCCGGCAGGCGCTGCGCCTGCGTCATCCCA
The window above is part of the Candidatus Paceibacterota bacterium genome. Proteins encoded here:
- a CDS encoding FAD-dependent monooxygenase, which codes for MREERTEVLVVGAGPVGLLTAILLAEAGIEVKIIDQEERTTARSYACALHPRTLKLLAAMGLAAPVLEQGRRIDTVAFYDGQARQAEVKLSELGGEFPFMVILPQNILEEVLERRLRQAGVAVGWGYRFDDLEYATVGVTAIVEELGATGTGYIVPHWEMVVKQRFPIRAQFLVGADGYGSLVRQRLGITNTRVVGPQFFAAYEFEPETPADGEVRVVLDQPTTNVLWPLPGDRCRWTFQVVKGGGPREFPEKERREARFTQANVDEHIRQYVEKVAKQRAPWFAWGVKQITWCTEVVFEQRVAGQLGRERCWLVGDAAHQTGPVGVQSMNVGMSEAAALTGALRRILREKAPPNLLDAWSREWQEEWRRLLGMTGGLKPRNETSAWVRERRDRILACLPASDQDLARLAGQLRTDGP